The sequence below is a genomic window from Macadamia integrifolia cultivar HAES 741 chromosome 1, SCU_Mint_v3, whole genome shotgun sequence.
AACAACTACAACGCAATGATATACATGGTTTGGCAAGGTACCTATAAATGTCTTCACGAGCAATAGAGAAAAGGATGACAAACTCTCTTCCTCATGCTTGTCTCAATTTTTAAAGAATTCTCCATAACATCAATAACCCTTGTCGCTACAAATTTCATAGAAATACAATTTCCTAGAAATACAATTTCCAACATTACTCTCATGTAAACTCTTCAAATTCTCTGCACCTCAAGCACTACAAACATTTCACGACCTTTCAAAAATAGCCCACAACCCAGTCCACAGAATATAAGACACCAACCCTCAACACACCATTCAACAACCTTCTCTCAAAGGAAGAAGCACTCAGCTACCTCAGCAACCTCTCAATAATTATGACATATTATTGCATCTATCACAGCTTCCCTCTAGGATATGTCAAGGAGATACCAAATAGATGGTTCCATGAGTTCTTCATACGCCAACAAAGCAATGCAATCCTTGAAAAGAGACACCGCTTCAAGTTAACATTGCCTACTTTCAAGATATTATTACTTGGCACTAATGCCAAAGATATATAGCATTTTAACATTataagaaatttaaaatttaaaatataaaataaaataaattcaaaaaattcctaTATCTgtaccttttttccttttttgctaaaaattcatgtgtattaaaaaatggaaaggaaaaaaatagagatacAAGCTGGGTCTAGAAAGACACCAGATACAAAGTTACATAGGATGGAGGAGATTAAGATCACGGGCTCCTCTtctcaccttcggcatggccatcagcaaggaAGAGAATCCACCACTCCACTGAACAAAAGTTAAGAAAATCTATATCTTGGTCTACTCTCTGCATCCCTTCTAATCTCATCCCGCATTGAATGAGGAAAAGAGGGACAGAAGATACTAGATCCACTTCTAGCAACACCTTTCTCCAAGTAATCTGCAATTGGATTTGCCTACACCTATACTTGACCAATCAATAAAACCCTCTAATTCCAAATCTTGTTTGATGTCACAAGCCCCATTGCCTTCTTTGATGCCACATGCCCCATTGCCTAATTTCTTCTCTGCATAGGTAAGCAAGTCATAAAAAACCCTATATTAAAGAAGGTATTAATATTTGGAAGTATATGAATTGCTCTATTAAGTCCTCTCTAGCATCATAGGATCAACCATTAACTTGCCTTGAGAGCATTGAATGAAACCAAAACACAGTATAGTAGTATGCTAATAATTGCATGTAAgataaaccatttattaaatagaTGTTTTCtttcaagaaaaatatataaagagaaGATATTTACCTAAACAATTTCAATAAATTTCTGAGTATGAAGTAGAAAGCAAATAGTGGATGGCTTATTCTGCAGAAAGCAAATAATTTAGAAATGTGAGCTAGATCAGAAAGGTCACTGAACCAGATAGAGAATGATAATAATAAGATAATCAATATAATTAtacagatatttaaaaaaataaaaattaaaaccaaatattGTGAAGACATTTCTGATGTTCGCTATGAaaggcaaaaaaagaaaaaaaatttaattcattGATCCACTACTTTAGTGTTCATGCTGTCCATAATATCCTTACTCTTATCAATTGTCAATTTTTGGTGCGattgctaattttttttttttcatttcaaaactagaaaaatgtttctagtatagtatttatttttttactgctgttaaataaaaaaaaaatttgataaccATTAATTGAAAATATTAATGCCTCGAAAATTCAACCCAGTGGCTCAGCCAGGGAGGACTGAGAGGAAAATAAATTGGGGTAGTTATCTTTTAAAGTGAAATGACATAATTGGCCTTCTATTTACTGATTCACAAAACTTTGTAATTTATAtgttgaaaatcattttttcatctttccaaaaaataagaCTCGtctttgtttcaaaaaaaaaaatatatataaacagTTCATAAGAAAATATAGGATTGAGTTTTCCCACATCTTGATGGGGGCGGATGGTGTTGAGAGGGTGTGGAACAAGGGGTGAAGGCATTATCGACTTCGTCCTGTAGGGGTCCGATATTAACGACCTATAGGATTGTGGCTGACCCTTCATGTAATTAGTAGGAAGACTACCCCTAAAAAATCTATCATCAAATAGGTTTTTTGTGACaaaaaagtttttctattttctaaaacaaGAAACAATATTTCAAAACATTGTCAAATTGTGCCCTCTACttattttaatgaataaaattttcgAATAGATACTGTCACATTCAATATTATATTTAAGGAAGAAATAAGAAGGCTATTCGATGTGTACCTGCGCCAAGACACAGCGAGTGCAAAAAACTACGCTGCCCCACAATGAAGATACTCACATGGCCCCTCCTAGTAGCCATGGGCACTGGTGTGCATTTGCCTATCAAGTAACGTTCCCTCACCCTATATTtagaatccaaaataaaaagaagttgTTCAACTTATGATGAAAATATCTTAAAGAAGAAAAGCACCATATCCCACAGATATTTTCCCAGGTTATCAATCAACTAATATAGTAGAGAGGCCATGAATTAGGTTTGTAGGGAAGGAATTTAGGTATTGAAGTTCATAAGATCACTAAGGGTTACCACTAGCATGGTAAGTTTAGGAAAattatatggaaaaaaaaaattctcaaacaaGAAGTAGATGGAAACAAAACAGAGTTTTGCATCTATCACAGCTTTTCCCTCTAGGACATGTCAAAGAGATACCCAATAGATGATTTCATGAGTTCTTCATACGCCAACGAAGCAATGCAGTCCTAGAAAAGAAACACCACTTCAAGTTAACATTTCCTACTTTCAAGATATTATTACTTGCACTAATGCCAAAGATTTATAGCATTTTAACATTATaggaaatttaaaatataaaataacagATTAAAAAAATTCCCACACCTGTACCTGACCAATCAACAAAATCCTCTAATTCCAAAATCTTCTTTGATGCCACAAGTTCCATTGCCGTCTTTGATGCCACATGCCCTATTGCCTAATTTCCTCTCTGCATAGGTAAGCAAGTAATAAACACCCTATATTAAAGAAGGTACTAATATTTGGAAGTACACCAATTGCTCTATTAAGTCCTCTCTAGCATCATAGGATCAACCATTAACTTGCCTTGAGAGAATTGAATGAAACCAAAACAGAGCATGGTAGCATGCTAATGGTCTGGACACATTGCTATATCCAAAAATTATAACATTTAGCTGCAAAAGTGAACAATTTTGAACTTGGAAGATGATGTTTAActcttttgttttgaaaaatgcATGTACTATAGTACTTAGAAGGATGTTGCTGGGCAGTGCtctctttttcccatattaaATAGTCCGTGGGAAGCTGACTCGATTTCTCTAGGAAACAGACTACTAAGTCCTCTCAGCATCTAGAATCACTCATCAACTTGTCTTGGAGAGCATTAAATGTTATAGCATGGTAGCAGGCCAAAAATTGCATATAACATAAACCATTTTCATTAAATagatgtttactttcaattttttgcTAAGAGTCAGTaggtaaaattttattaaaaagaatgaaagaatatAAGACTACAAATCCATTGAACTattattccaccttcggcatggccatcagcagaattaACAGCCCAATCATAGAGATAAAATTCAACTAAGAGAATATGAACCTAGGTCTCAGTTGAGAATCCCAGGCCAGATCATGAgtaataaaatttaaaagaatatCCCAAGTCGTAGTGGACATGGTCGCAGCAGAGTGGTTGGTATCTGCAACCATGTTAGTCTCGCGGCAACAGTGAGTCACTGTCCATGTCAAACTATCTAGGAAAGCTTTGCAATATCCCCATTGCTATTAAAGAAACCAAGGAATTTTACCATTGTAAATACATAGAACTACAGAATGCGAATCACACTTGACCCAGAGATTTCTATTGTTCAATGCCTTTACATGTCCAATGCCCATGAAGAAAGTCACAAAATCAGCCACAAAGTTTGTAGAAATGCCTTTTCTGATGTTTACTTTCAAGAAAATATAAAGAGAAGATATTTACCCGAACAAGTTCAATAAATTTCTGACAATGCAGTAGAAAAAAAATAGTGGATGATTTATTCTGCAGGAAGCAAACAAAATGATACAGATATCAATAAAATAGAAGTAAAACAGAATATTTTGAAGAACACTAatccatgtaaaaaaaaaatcaaataagggGAAAAACTACTGCAGTTGTAATAGAAAATATACACCACCCTAAATTCCCACACTTGTACCTGACCAATCCGCAAAACCCTCTAATTCCACATCTTCTTTGATGCCACAAGCCCATTGCCTTCTTTGATGCCACGTGCCCCATTGCCTAATTTCCTCTCTACATAGGTAAGCAAGTCATAAATATCCTATATTAAAGAAGGTATTAATATTTGGAAGTATACCAATTGCTCTATTAAGTCCTCTCTAGCATCACAGGATCAACCATTAACTTGCCTTGAGAGAATTGCATGAAACCAAAACAGAGCATGGTAGCATGTTAATGATTGCATGTAATAATAGATgttatttttcaagaaaaataaataaatgaagataTTTACCTGAACAATTTCAATAAACTTCTGACTATGAAGTAGAAAGCAAATAGTGGATGATTCATTATGCAAAAAGCAAATAATTTAGATATGTGAGCTAGATCAGAAAGATTACTGTACCAGAAagaatgataataataataataataataataataataataataataataataataataatagaatcaACATAATATTGAAAATTGATTCCTTGAAAATTCAACCCCAGCCAGGAGGGGAGAGACGAAAATGTATTGGGGTAGTTATATTTTACGGTGAAATGACATGACTGGTCTTCTATTTCCCTATGCACAAAATTGTCCAATTTATATttagaaaaccatttttttatgtCCCCGAAAAATAAGACTGGTCTTTGTttcgaaataaaaaatttgtaatAGGATCGAGTATTCCCACAACCCAATTGTGTTGATGTTGTTGAGAGGGTATCGAACAAGTGGTGGGGGCATTATCGACTTCGTCCTATAGGGGTCAGGCATTAATGACCCCTAGGATTGTAGCTGACCCTTCACCAATATAGCATCAACAGGTTCTTGTAACAAaaatgtttttctatttttcaatttctatttttcaaaacAAGATGCAGTTTTTCAGAACTTTGTCAAACGCTGCCCTATATtaattttaatgaataaaactaatgagtcaaaatttcaaatagaaAAGCTGCCTATAATGCCACATTCAATATTCTAtttaaggaagaaagaatgataCTTGATAGTGTGTACCTGCGTCAAAACACAACAGGTTCAAAAAGACTGCTACCCCACATTGAAGATGCTTATGCACCCCCACCCAATGGCCACGGGCACTGGTGTATACATATGCTATCGGGTAAAGTTCTCTTGCCCtattttttaaatccaaaataaaacgAGGTCATTCAACTTATGATGAAAAAATcttaaagaagaagatgactatAACCCCATAGAGATTTTCCTAGGTTATCAATCAAGTAATATACTAGAGAGGCCATGAATTAGGCTCCTAGGAAAGGAATTTAGGTATTGAAGTTCATAAGATAACTGAGGGTTACCACTAGCATATTAAATttaggaaaattaaaagaaaaaaaaaaaatgttccaaCAAGGAGAAAGTAGAAGGAAACAAGACAGAGTTTTGTAAATGGAGTTGAGGGCATTagtgaaaaatataattaataaacCCCAAAATTCTGACTTTCCAATAATTCTGCATAACAGTTAAATCTACCCCACCTGTGGAAGTGTATCCCTTGCATAATATAAACTGCCGACTTCTTAATATTGATGTAATGCACTCGTGGTCTTCACATCTTGTCATTCTCCtggaaagagaaattaaaattaaattcacaCCTGACATAACATAAAGTAAAGATAGAAATCATGAATTTCTAGTTGTAAAAGAAATATACCTCTACTCAAAGTGGTGAGGCTTTATTGTGTTTGGCCATCAATCAGTACCGATGGGATTTGGGCAATTTTGGACcactcttctcctttcttctgtTGGTACCTTTGTTTTAGCATTGGACAATTCCGAATATACAATCTTTCAAGAGAGTTTAGGTAAGAAAGTCCATCATGTAGGGATTCAAGAATTGAGTGAAGGCCAAGTCTTTAAGATTGATGGGAAGTAGGCCCTTTGGGATGGACACAAGATTAGGACATCCACCAATGTTGAGTGAATAGAGAGAGGTAAAATTTTGAAGGCCCAAGCTACAAAGGGGTTCAAGATTTTTACACTCCATAAGAAAAGAACATTCCACAATAAATAGTGTTTTGAGGTTTCTGAGTTTGTGCAGTCCCATGGGCAAAGAATTCAGCTTGACACATTTTTCAATGATTAGGTCCACAAGCGTGGTGGGTAATCCCATATCTGGAAAGGATTCAAGAGCTGGACACTTTATGATTTTTAACAACTCGAGGGACGTGAGGTTGTGCAGGCCATTCGGCAAAGACTCTAGATTGTGGCAATCATCGATAAAAAGTAATCGGAGTCCAATCGGCAACATCACTTCCGCTAAGGATACAAGACTTGGACACTCTGAAATTCTCAATTCCATGAGTAACTTGATGTTGTGCAGGCCATTCGGCAAAGACTCTAGATTGTGGCAATCATCGATAAAAAGTAATCGGAGTCCAATCGGCAACATCACTTCCGCTAAGGACACAAGACTTGGACACTATGAAATCTGCATTTTCTGGAGTAACGTGAGTTTGTCCAGCCCCTTAGGCAAGCATGCGAGTCCTACATCCCCTTTAATTATTAGTTCTTTAAGGCAATGGAGGTTGTACAGGCTCTGTGGTAGCTTCTTCAGGCTGTCACAATAGGAAAGATCCAAATATTCaatgcaagaaggaaggtccaGCCCCTCTCCCTCCTCCTCATCATTGTCTGGCAAGAAGGACAAAAGTTTAGGACAGTTGCTAATGACCAAACGCTTAAGTGAAGTGAGGTGTTGAAGTCCAACCATCATCAGCTCATTGAAGGAATAAATTTCTAATTGTTGAAGTGCTGTCGGTGATCGGAAGTATCCACAAGGTAGCGACGAGAGATTTGAAACATCTTTCATGCACAAGTAGGAAAGTGATGAGAATTCtgacaccttcccaacttccaATTTGTTGCATTGCTTCAACACCAATTTCTCGATTGATGGAAGCATCGGAAGGAAAGAGAGTTCCTCACAATCTTCTATCCTGAGTTTCACCAAGGAAGGAATGGTGCGTGGTAATTTTCTCAAGTTGGAACAGCATAAGATATATAGCTCACGTAGGCAACGGAATTCTCCTTCACCATCTTCCTCGATGTTGGAAACACAAACATgcggtgatgatgatgatgatggtgatgatggatGCTGAGAGCCAAACAAAGTTGTTATCTGGTGACATTCATATAGTAGCAAACTCTGAATGGATGGAAGGCTCGGAAGGACAAGTAATTTTTCACATACTTCAATCTTGAGTTGCCGCAATGAAGGAAGGATCCTAGGAAGTTCTCTTAGTTCATTACAATTTTCTACTGTCAATGTTACCAGGCTAGAAAAGCGGTGAGAGACAGTAGTCAGCTTGGGGCAATCTCTTATTGTTAGCTTATGCAGGCAAGGGAAATCTTCTCCATCATGTTCTTCTTCAACCACCTCAAGCCACTCCTCCCACTCAGTCATATGATAAATAATCAGTGTCTCCAATGATTGGAATTTCTTACTCACTGATGAATCATCATCACCTGTTATTTTTAGAGCACTGCAACCGTCGATCATGAGGAATTTGAGAGAGGACAATTGCCCTAGATAAGGCAAGACCATGCAATTATGACAATCAAGGAGTATAACAGCCTCCAAATTTGAGAAGGAACGGTGGCCTACCCAACTTGGAAATCTTGTACCACCATAACTGACAATTCTTAGCATTTCAATATTGGTGTGGGGTTGCAGTTGGTCAAGTACATTCTCCTCAACTTTTTCATTTCGTGAGTTAGGAAATCTATCTTTGCTTTCATAATCACTCCAGCACAACTGTAACTCACGAAGGTGTGGTTTATTCTTTAAATTGGCTTCAATGTCATCTGGCCTGGTATTGCCAacattttccaaatttgaaatttttagggTCCCCCGGAGTTGGGACAAGTTCCTCAATTCTCCAATTCTACCAGAGTCACTAGTATGCAAGGCCACaataaattcagttaatgtttGAAGATTAGTCAAACTTCCAAATCTCAATGGCATTTTCTCGATCCCTGAAAATTGATCGGGGAGGAAGAGATGGCGAAGGTTGACGAGGTCACCCATATCTTTTGGTAACTCTCTAAGCTGCTGGCACCAACTTAAGATCAACGTTTGTAAATTGTACAAACTTCCAATTGAATCAGGTAAACTCTCAATTTCAGTCCAACTCGAGAGATCAAGAAGCCTTAGATGTTTCAAATTTCCAATTGAATGAAGCAACTCACAAATTGAACAGCCAACCAAACGAAGTACACGTAGGTGTTGGTGTGTAGTGGGTAAATATGGCTTAGATGAGAAAAATTCATCGGAAAATAGAATGGTGCGTAAGCTCTTCGTTTCTTTGGTGTCACTGAAACTTTTCATTGGGCCATCCATATGATAAGACAAGTGACGAGTTGTTGCAGAAATTTTGGATGACTTACCGTCCTCTATTCTACAATATATCTCACTTGAAACAAATTGTGCTAAATCATGGATGAGATCATGCATCACAAACAAATTTGATGATCTTAAATTAtcattttgggaaaaatattcaTCGGCTTTTCCATTATGATAGGACCGTAATTTGAATACAAATTGTGCTTTTTCGTAAGAGAATTCATCATAGTATGGCCATGTTGGTTTGTTGGATTCAGAAGGATGATTAGATAGCTCAAAGAAAGACCTCATAAAGAGATCATCAAAGTACCCTACTCCTATATCTTCAAGACGTTTCGTCTCTTTTGATTGCACAAAACCTTCTGCCATCCACAATTTAACCAAATCaatcttttcaaattcaaagtcCTTTGGAAATAAAGCACAATATGCGAAGCACCTCTTCAGATGTGGAGAAAGATGGTGATAGCTCAACATGAGCGATGGAAGAATCTCACTCTCATCCTCCTCTAAATCccatatttcatttttcaaaacaGCTTCCCACTCACTATCCTCCGTCTTGTCTCGTAATAAGCCAGCAATTGTCTTCACAGCCAAAGGTAGACCCTTACATTTCTATGCAACTTTACTCCCAAATATTTCCAACTTTCGATCAGCATCCAAAGAATTCCCATCTACAAATGCGTGCCCTCTCAATAAATGGATACAAGCCTCATCTGATAAACGTTCAAGTTGATGAGCAGTAACAGTGCGCATAATCGATGAAACCTTCTTGTCTCGTGTTGTAACTAGAATCTTGCTTCCGAGTGCACCCGCTGCAAAAGGAGTTTTTAAGGTATCCCATTTGTTGTAGTTCAGATTCCAGACatcatccaaaaccataaagaatttctttttgCTCAATTCTTGTTGGAGTTGGTTTTGAAGCCTGGCTAGTAGATCGGTCTCAGGTTTCCTTCCAGTGACTGACTCGAGAATTTCTTTCGTTATCTTCAAAATATCAAATTCTTCGCCCACGCAAACCCAAGCTTTCAGATCAAAATGTTGTATCAATCTATCAGCATCATAGACAAGCTGGGCAAGGGTGGTTTTCCCGAGCCCACCCATACCCACTATGGGTAGCACAGAGAAGTTGTTGTCACTAGCAGTAGCTTCATCTCTCAGCAAGAATTCAATGATCTTCTCCTTATCTTCGTCTCTGCCGAAGACGCTACTCTTGTTCACCAAAGAAGTAGTTGGTGGTCTTTGACTGAATACCCTGGACCTTGAAGACATAGCTCTTGTTCCCAAGCTCAAACCTAGATCTGAACCTTCTTTTGCAGCTCCCTTTAACCTGTTGTTGATTTCCTTAACCTTTGATCCATACTCTTTAATTCCACGAAGCTTTTCATAGATGTCATAAACCTTATGAGGGATACCTTTTATTTCATCTAATGTCTGATTGATGAATCCCTTAACAACAGATTCTATGCCAGAGTTCAACGAAGACAAAACAGTACTCATCCAGAATATCCTCAGCATCATAAAggagttgtttgagg
It includes:
- the LOC122073338 gene encoding putative disease resistance RPP13-like protein 1 — translated: MLSYHHLSPHLKRCFAYCALFPKDFEFEKIDLVKLWMAEGFVQSKETKRLEDIGVGYFDDLFMRSFFELSNHPSESNKPTWPYYDEFSYEKAQFVFKLRSYHNGKADEYFSQNDNLRSSNLFVMHDLIHDLAQFVSSEIYCRIEDGKSSKISATTRHLSYHMDGPMKSFSDTKETKSLRTILFSDEFFSSKPYLPTTHQHLRVLRLVGCSICELLHSIGNLKHLRLLDLSSWTEIESLPDSIGSLYNLQTLILSWCQQLRELPKDMGDLVNLRHLFLPDQFSGIEKMPLRFGSLTNLQTLTEFIVALHTSDSGRIGELRNLSQLRGTLKISNLENVGNTRPDDIEANLKNKPHLRELQLCWSDYESKDRFPNSRNEKVEENVLDQLQPHTNIEMLRIVSYGGTRFPSWVGHRSFSNLEAVILLDCHNCMVLPYLGQLSSLKFLMIDGCSALKITGDDDSSVSKKFQSLETLIIYHMTEWEEWLEVVEEEHDGEDFPCLHKLTIRDCPKLTTVSHRFSSLVTLTVENCNELRELPRILPSLRQLKIEVCEKLLVLPSLPSIQSLLLYECHQITTLFGSQHPSSPSSSSSPHVCVSNIEEDGEGEFRCLRELYILCCSNLRKLPRTIPSLVKLRIEDCEELSFLPMLPSIEKLVLKQCNKLEVGKVSEFSSLSYLCMKDVSNLSSLPCGYFRSPTALQQLEIYSFNELMMVGLQHLTSLKRLVISNCPKLLSFLPDNDEEEGEGLDLPSCIEYLDLSYCDSLKKLPQSLYNLHCLKELIIKGDVGLACLPKGLDKLTLLQKMQIS
- the LOC122084559 gene encoding putative disease resistance RPP13-like protein 1 — encoded protein: MMLRIFWMSTVLSSLNSGIESVVKGFINQTLDEIKGIPHKVYDIYEKLRGIKEYGSKVKEINNRLKGAAKEGSDLGLSLGTRAMSSRSRVFSQRPPTTSLVNKSSVFGRDEDKEKIIEFLLRDEATASDNNFSVLPIVGMGGLGKTTLAQLVYDADRLIQHFDLKAWVCVGEEFDILKITKEILESVTGRKPETDLLARLQNQLQQELSKKKFFMVLDDVWNLNYNKWDTLKTPFAAGALGSKILVTTRDKKVSSIMRTVTAHQLERLSDEACIHLLRGHAFVDGNSLDADRKLEIFGSKVA